The Tautonia marina genome has a window encoding:
- the prfB gene encoding peptide chain release factor 2 (programmed frameshift) encodes MDAELKREARSVIDRIVNLRDSLDLADKQARRDELEQEMGQPDFWNDQEQAQTIIGELKTLNGVIKPFEELITQGDDLGAMIELGEEAGDDSFDDELRQATDRALRDFESFELRSMLSGPNDHRNAYVSIHAGAGGTEACDWAEMLMRMYIMWSEAHGYKVEITDREDGGSAGISMATLHITGNLAYGYLKCETGVHRLVRISPFDSQARRQTSFASVDVLPEVDDSIDIEIRDCDLEREVFRCGGPGGQHQNKTESGVRYRHVPTGVTAESRSERSQFKNDANAMALLKSKLIKMEEMKREAEYAKLYDEKGEISFGSQIRNYVLQPYQLVKDLRTGYEVGNPRSVLDGEIDGFIEAYLRMKLEQGETTPAT; translated from the exons ATGGATGCCGAACTGAAACGCGAAGCTCGTAGCGTGATCGATCGTATCGTCAACCTGCGAGACTCTCTT GACTTGGCCGACAAACAAGCTCGACGCGATGAACTTGAGCAAGAGATGGGACAGCCTGATTTCTGGAACGACCAGGAACAAGCTCAGACCATCATCGGTGAGCTCAAGACCCTCAACGGAGTGATCAAACCCTTTGAGGAACTCATCACCCAAGGCGATGACCTTGGCGCAATGATCGAACTCGGAGAAGAGGCCGGAGACGATTCCTTCGACGATGAACTGCGTCAGGCCACCGATCGTGCGCTCCGAGACTTCGAGTCGTTCGAATTGCGGTCGATGCTCTCCGGGCCAAATGACCATCGCAACGCGTACGTCTCGATTCACGCGGGAGCCGGTGGGACCGAGGCCTGTGACTGGGCTGAGATGTTGATGCGCATGTACATCATGTGGTCCGAGGCCCACGGGTACAAGGTCGAAATCACTGACCGAGAAGACGGAGGATCGGCAGGTATCTCAATGGCCACGTTGCACATTACCGGCAACCTGGCGTATGGGTATCTGAAGTGTGAAACCGGTGTGCATCGCCTTGTGCGGATCAGCCCATTCGATTCTCAGGCCCGTCGACAGACTTCCTTCGCCTCGGTTGATGTCCTGCCCGAAGTTGACGACTCGATCGACATCGAAATTCGAGACTGTGATCTTGAGCGTGAGGTCTTCCGCTGCGGGGGACCGGGCGGTCAGCACCAGAACAAAACGGAATCGGGCGTCCGATACCGCCATGTTCCGACCGGAGTTACTGCCGAATCACGTTCAGAGCGCTCGCAGTTCAAGAATGATGCCAATGCGATGGCCCTCTTGAAATCCAAGCTCATCAAGATGGAGGAGATGAAGCGCGAGGCGGAATACGCCAAGTTATACGACGAGAAAGGTGAGATTAGTTTCGGGAGCCAGATCCGGAACTACGTCCTCCAACCTTATCAACTCGTCAAAGATCTCCGTACGGGCTACGAGGTCGGGAACCCTCGGTCCGTACTCGACGGCGAGATTGACGGCTTCATTGAGGCTTACCTCCGCATGAAGCTTGAACAGGGTGAGACCACCCCAGCAACGTGA
- a CDS encoding FAD-binding oxidoreductase: MAAEHPSDRDSLADSVRKHVSEGAAIYPQGGRTALHSGGPPERPGIVLDVLQLNRVIDYPAADMTITVEAGMTLAALQDLLGTEGQRLPLHAPFADRATLGGIYATDTSGPSRYGLGRPRDQILGVAFVTSQGHLVKGGGRVVKNVAGYDFPKLLTGSYGSLGTIVELTLKTRPKPEATALVWTQWPTHQPLEPILSALTTSRSRPVVFELLNTPAAEVVTRESGLDLPTSGQILALGLEGTSEVVQWQLDVLREELAAATEISEARDSHADRLLQTLTAHPATETPMSFKATLLPSAVANFFAEVDPARWAVQSHAGSGIVWGLAHSDVPISVLAQDIAHLRELAVAAEGNLILPQCPTDRKGDLGVWGVPRIDWELARMIKRSLDPAGAMNPGRFL, translated from the coding sequence TTGGCTGCGGAACATCCCTCCGATCGTGATTCTCTGGCCGACAGTGTGCGAAAACATGTCTCCGAAGGGGCCGCCATCTATCCGCAAGGAGGCCGAACCGCCTTGCATTCCGGAGGTCCTCCGGAGCGTCCTGGAATCGTGCTCGATGTCTTGCAATTAAACCGGGTGATCGATTATCCGGCCGCGGACATGACCATTACGGTCGAGGCGGGGATGACCCTGGCTGCGTTACAGGATCTTCTCGGTACTGAGGGGCAGCGGCTTCCGCTTCACGCGCCGTTCGCCGATCGCGCCACCCTTGGAGGAATCTACGCGACTGATACCTCAGGACCAAGTCGTTACGGACTCGGTCGGCCCCGAGACCAGATTCTCGGCGTTGCGTTCGTGACCTCTCAGGGACACCTGGTGAAAGGGGGAGGTCGTGTTGTCAAAAACGTAGCAGGGTATGATTTTCCAAAGCTCTTGACAGGTTCCTACGGCTCCCTTGGCACGATCGTCGAACTCACCTTGAAAACTCGTCCCAAGCCCGAAGCCACGGCGTTGGTCTGGACTCAATGGCCAACCCATCAGCCACTGGAACCGATTCTCTCGGCACTCACGACATCTCGATCTCGCCCGGTCGTCTTTGAACTTCTCAACACACCCGCTGCCGAGGTGGTGACCCGAGAGTCTGGGCTCGATCTTCCGACGTCGGGACAGATTCTGGCCCTGGGTCTTGAGGGGACATCGGAGGTGGTGCAATGGCAATTGGATGTTCTCCGAGAAGAGCTTGCCGCTGCAACGGAGATCTCCGAGGCTCGCGACAGCCATGCAGACCGACTCTTGCAAACGCTTACTGCGCACCCTGCGACCGAAACGCCGATGAGTTTCAAGGCAACGCTCTTACCATCAGCGGTGGCCAATTTCTTCGCGGAGGTTGATCCTGCGCGTTGGGCTGTTCAGAGTCATGCGGGGAGTGGGATCGTCTGGGGATTGGCACACTCCGATGTGCCGATCTCAGTATTGGCTCAAGACATCGCTCACCTCCGCGAACTCGCAGTCGCCGCTGAGGGGAACTTGATCCTTCCCCAATGCCCGACCGACCGCAAAGGGGACCTCGGCGTCTGGGGGGTTCCTCGGATCGATTGGGAACTGGCCAGGATGATCAAGCGATCCCTCGATCCTGCCGGGGCGATGAACCCAGGCAGGTTCCTTTGA
- a CDS encoding FAD-binding oxidoreductase yields MAVAQTVDISQSLRAELIRVVGEENLLHHRDELIVYECDGYVIEKNVPDVVVFPTSTEQVVAIVKLCQQFEVPFVPRGAGTSLSGGTLAVGGGVMICLTRMKQILEINLRDGYAVVEPGVVNVWLTRALAGSGFHYAPDPSSQTACTVGGNVATNSGGPHTLKYGVTVNHVRGVELVLPDGRVVEIGGKVQDLPGLDLTGLVVGNEGTFGIVTKVIVNLTRDPEAGRTFLGVFETVDQATETVSGLVGAGIVPAALEMLDNLMIRAVEEAFGFGFPTEAGAVLIIEVDGLQAGLDHEAEAVQKIVRQKGGSVNNAIAWSTRKEPEYVAIWKARKSAFGAIGRLSPTFCTQDGVVPRTKLPHILRRITEIGEKYHLQIANVFHAGDGNIHPILLFDERDPEQIRKVLDASHEILDECIACGGSVSGEHGIGVEKLEFMPKLFSSTDLDAMVAIRNVFNPEGRCSPGKMLPIGVGCIERKSPGRRASA; encoded by the coding sequence ATGGCCGTCGCACAGACCGTCGACATTTCCCAATCGCTCCGAGCCGAGTTGATCCGAGTCGTCGGCGAGGAGAATTTGTTACACCATCGAGACGAGTTGATCGTCTACGAGTGTGATGGCTACGTCATTGAAAAAAATGTCCCGGACGTGGTCGTCTTTCCGACCTCGACGGAACAGGTCGTTGCCATCGTCAAACTCTGTCAACAGTTTGAGGTTCCGTTCGTTCCGAGAGGAGCCGGGACTAGCCTCTCAGGCGGCACCCTCGCGGTTGGCGGTGGTGTCATGATCTGCCTGACCCGCATGAAGCAGATTCTGGAGATCAATCTTCGCGATGGGTATGCGGTGGTGGAGCCAGGGGTCGTGAACGTTTGGCTCACACGAGCGCTCGCCGGTTCCGGGTTCCATTATGCACCTGATCCCTCCAGTCAGACGGCTTGCACCGTTGGTGGCAACGTCGCCACAAATTCTGGAGGACCGCACACCCTGAAGTACGGCGTGACGGTCAACCATGTTCGCGGAGTGGAACTGGTTCTCCCGGACGGGCGAGTGGTGGAAATAGGTGGCAAAGTTCAGGATCTTCCCGGGCTCGATCTGACCGGCCTTGTTGTTGGTAATGAGGGGACCTTCGGGATCGTGACCAAGGTGATCGTCAACCTGACACGAGACCCGGAGGCTGGTCGAACGTTCCTGGGAGTCTTCGAGACGGTTGATCAGGCGACGGAAACGGTGAGCGGTCTCGTTGGAGCTGGCATCGTTCCGGCTGCCCTGGAAATGCTCGACAACTTGATGATTCGAGCGGTGGAGGAAGCCTTCGGATTCGGGTTTCCAACGGAAGCTGGGGCCGTCCTCATCATCGAGGTCGATGGACTGCAAGCAGGTCTTGATCACGAAGCGGAGGCTGTTCAAAAGATCGTTCGGCAGAAAGGTGGCTCAGTCAACAATGCGATTGCCTGGTCGACGCGGAAGGAGCCGGAATATGTCGCAATCTGGAAGGCACGCAAATCTGCCTTCGGAGCGATCGGTCGGCTAAGTCCGACCTTCTGTACGCAAGACGGGGTCGTGCCACGCACCAAGCTGCCCCACATTTTGCGACGGATCACAGAGATTGGGGAAAAGTATCACCTTCAGATTGCAAACGTCTTCCACGCCGGCGATGGCAATATCCATCCAATCCTGTTATTCGACGAGCGTGATCCGGAACAAATTCGAAAAGTCCTTGACGCAAGCCATGAGATCCTCGACGAATGCATTGCTTGTGGCGGCAGTGTTTCAGGGGAGCATGGGATCGGCGTCGAAAAACTCGAGTTCATGCCCAAACTTTTCTCCTCAACTGATCTGGATGCAATGGTTGCTATCCGAAACGTTTTTAATCCTGAGGGACGCTGCAGCCCCGGGAAGATGTTGCCGATCGGTGTGGGTTGCATCGAGCGGAAAAGCCCCGGACGTCGGGCCTCTGCTTGA
- a CDS encoding (Fe-S)-binding protein, with amino-acid sequence MTTAESATRTVSSQKPVEDPASRPVDAGVDLDWLASKIDYRRFQECIHCGLCTASCPTYVETGNENDSPRGRIYLMRSVVDGRLGVSDDVRRHLDLCLDCRACETACPSGVRYGQLIEPFKVALQQSAPPGKRSWLQTLILRYLFPYGERVKIALAPARLMQRVGLLDALDTVGLTRLLPPTLRRMQAMLPKLSSGGAKLPEVLPPIGPKRARVALFLGCVADAMYPQTTAATARVLQRNGCEVVVPRGQACCGAIHYHSGIEEPAFDLARANLRAFDLDSVDAIIVNAAGCGAMLKDYGHLLPQSDHDLARRFASKVKDVSEFLVQLGPIAPAHSVSYRKVTYHDACHLVHAQRVRSQPRQLLEMIPGLELIPLEETEICCGAAGTYNLTEPEMSERLGRRKMEHILATGAEAVVTGNVGCILQIARKAKEYGTTITVEHPIDLLDRAYEGR; translated from the coding sequence ATGACGACCGCCGAATCTGCGACCCGGACGGTTTCCTCCCAGAAGCCCGTCGAGGACCCGGCCTCCCGACCGGTTGACGCGGGGGTCGACCTGGATTGGCTGGCTTCGAAAATCGATTACCGCAGGTTTCAGGAATGCATCCATTGCGGGCTTTGTACCGCAAGTTGCCCGACTTACGTCGAAACCGGAAACGAAAACGACAGTCCCAGAGGGCGCATCTACCTGATGCGATCGGTGGTCGACGGCAGGCTCGGGGTCAGCGATGATGTTCGTCGCCACCTCGACCTCTGTCTCGACTGCCGAGCTTGCGAGACGGCCTGTCCCTCGGGGGTTCGGTATGGCCAGCTCATCGAGCCATTTAAGGTCGCCCTACAGCAATCTGCTCCTCCCGGAAAGCGAAGCTGGTTGCAGACCCTCATCCTGCGCTACCTGTTTCCCTACGGCGAGCGAGTCAAAATCGCCCTCGCTCCTGCTCGCTTGATGCAGCGAGTTGGCTTGCTCGATGCTCTGGATACAGTGGGTCTGACTCGACTGCTCCCACCAACCTTGCGACGCATGCAGGCTATGCTTCCGAAGCTCTCCTCGGGGGGGGCGAAACTCCCTGAGGTACTTCCGCCGATTGGACCAAAACGCGCTCGCGTTGCCTTATTTCTTGGTTGCGTCGCGGATGCGATGTATCCTCAAACGACGGCCGCGACAGCCCGGGTTCTTCAACGAAACGGGTGCGAGGTCGTCGTTCCTCGAGGACAGGCCTGCTGCGGTGCAATCCATTATCACTCGGGAATTGAGGAACCCGCGTTCGACCTGGCAAGGGCAAACCTGCGTGCCTTCGATCTCGACTCAGTTGATGCCATCATTGTCAATGCTGCCGGGTGCGGGGCGATGCTGAAAGATTATGGCCACTTGCTGCCACAGTCAGACCATGATTTGGCCAGGCGATTCGCATCCAAGGTTAAGGACGTCTCCGAGTTCCTCGTGCAGCTCGGACCGATCGCGCCGGCACACTCAGTTTCTTACCGAAAGGTTACCTATCACGATGCCTGCCATTTGGTCCACGCTCAGCGCGTGCGAAGTCAGCCGAGACAACTCCTGGAGATGATTCCGGGATTGGAATTAATTCCCCTGGAAGAAACCGAAATCTGTTGTGGCGCTGCAGGAACCTATAACCTCACTGAACCGGAGATGTCGGAACGCCTGGGGCGTCGCAAGATGGAGCATATCCTCGCGACGGGAGCCGAGGCGGTTGTCACCGGAAACGTGGGCTGCATCCTTCAAATTGCTCGCAAAGCCAAGGAATACGGCACCACGATTACGGTTGAACATCCGATCGATCTCCTTGATCGAGCCTACGAGGGTCGCTGA
- a CDS encoding DUF4013 domain-containing protein produces MRRRIFFGWWNERNSDEHVPLDAQSVRFDDQFPVATLPRWVVSERVIESLGRRTPDDSPPTRLRRIARLPRELTGALRSNLRWGIMAFLCTLILTYPACVLWLGSWYDGWNNSFTKGYENAFVGLQAGLFAHLLFVLAMLYVPMAWGHLAASGQIRSVFQFGILARLIWSSGWSVSVYALIFSMATLPVLALRSAPFAFVLGDPDAWADAEPEEVLRVLSQYQLAAGIYLFPAFVLLHLLIARIYRSALRKSLKQNPRLIHRLPHSIRATLFEYRLIPEDPPRRGPALRMVRWSARSTSSLFALLTASILWFIVIGQIYVGQFLNYLPWAGWLNQPLIHLPCLQVIPRSLG; encoded by the coding sequence ATGCGACGCCGAATCTTCTTCGGTTGGTGGAACGAGCGGAACTCTGATGAGCACGTTCCGCTGGATGCACAGAGTGTTCGGTTCGACGATCAATTCCCGGTAGCGACGCTTCCTCGCTGGGTTGTCAGCGAACGTGTCATTGAATCGCTTGGCCGGCGAACACCAGACGATTCACCGCCAACCCGGTTGCGAAGAATCGCGCGCCTTCCCCGGGAATTGACCGGTGCGCTCCGCAGCAACCTTCGATGGGGGATCATGGCGTTCCTCTGCACGCTCATCCTCACCTACCCTGCTTGTGTTCTCTGGCTTGGGTCATGGTATGACGGATGGAATAACTCGTTCACTAAAGGATACGAAAACGCTTTTGTGGGTCTTCAAGCTGGGCTGTTCGCTCATCTTCTGTTTGTGCTCGCGATGCTCTACGTTCCGATGGCCTGGGGACATCTCGCGGCTTCCGGGCAGATTCGATCGGTATTTCAATTTGGAATTCTCGCTCGATTAATCTGGTCGAGTGGTTGGTCTGTATCCGTTTATGCCTTGATCTTTTCGATGGCGACGCTTCCTGTTCTGGCACTGCGTTCAGCCCCGTTCGCCTTTGTTCTCGGCGATCCGGATGCCTGGGCAGACGCTGAGCCGGAAGAAGTGCTCCGCGTGTTGAGCCAATATCAACTCGCCGCAGGCATTTACCTGTTTCCCGCCTTCGTACTGCTCCACCTTTTGATCGCACGCATTTATCGCTCAGCGTTACGGAAATCGCTGAAACAGAATCCTCGACTCATTCATCGACTGCCTCATTCCATCCGGGCCACACTGTTTGAGTACCGTCTCATTCCGGAAGATCCCCCCCGTCGCGGCCCGGCCCTTCGAATGGTTCGGTGGAGTGCGCGATCGACCTCGAGTTTGTTCGCCCTGCTTACGGCGTCGATTCTCTGGTTCATCGTGATCGGACAAATCTATGTCGGACAATTCCTGAACTACCTTCCCTGGGCCGGATGGCTCAACCAGCCATTGATTCATCTTCCCTGTTTGCAAGTCATTCCCAGGAGTCTCGGATAA
- a CDS encoding PAS domain-containing sensor histidine kinase — MSIVLLVALLIAALTAIRMLRTRAAHLDEELRAQSVERDKAEDAWLVSEAFYHSLVENLPQNIFRKDSQGRFTFANRRFCHSLGRELNEILGRTDRDFYPEELAEKYRRDDLRVMQSGEVLEDVEGHVTTEGEVRRVQVTKSPLRDPSGTVVGLQCIFWDVTEQYRTLEALAESEERFALAVRGTNDGLWDWDPRTNDTYYSPRFKHLLGFGEDDPFPHRIETFLELLHPVDRPRVEEAAQRHLYGGEPFDIEYRLHTQSGEDRWFLARGQAVWDESGQPIRMAGSISDIHDRKMAEDLLRAQNQLLQEMARSERRALEEREQAQSRMVESAKLAGLGQLVAGVAHEINNPLAFVGNNVAVLQRDLSELHDLIRLYRSADSLIKRHHPELYHEICAFCEEIDIDYTLDNLRGILERTRDGLRRIHDIVRDLRAFARLDEGDLSEMDLNVGIESSMNIILGYAKKQQVELIPTLTQLPPVMCHAAKINQVLMNLIVNAIDACNPGGSVTIRSRSDPDAGEVCIDVLDNGCGIDPSILDRIFDPFFTTKPVGVGTGLGLSISYGIVQDHGGRIEVDAVPGGGSKFTVRLPLKPPFLRSRPAMHGAV, encoded by the coding sequence GTGAGCATCGTTCTCCTCGTTGCATTACTGATCGCGGCACTGACAGCCATCAGGATGCTTCGGACTCGAGCAGCGCATTTAGATGAGGAACTTCGGGCTCAATCCGTAGAGCGAGACAAGGCAGAGGATGCCTGGCTTGTGTCCGAGGCGTTCTACCACTCGCTTGTCGAGAACCTTCCACAAAATATTTTTCGCAAAGATTCTCAGGGACGATTCACTTTTGCGAATCGTCGTTTTTGCCACTCGCTCGGGCGGGAATTGAATGAAATCCTGGGTCGTACGGATCGGGATTTTTACCCCGAAGAACTCGCAGAAAAGTATCGACGCGATGACCTCCGCGTCATGCAAAGCGGAGAAGTCCTGGAAGATGTCGAGGGGCATGTCACGACCGAAGGAGAAGTCCGTCGGGTCCAGGTGACCAAGTCTCCGCTGAGGGATCCTTCAGGAACGGTTGTCGGTCTTCAATGCATCTTCTGGGACGTTACCGAACAATATCGCACACTCGAAGCGCTTGCAGAGAGCGAGGAACGGTTCGCGCTCGCCGTTCGAGGGACCAACGACGGGCTCTGGGACTGGGATCCAAGAACCAATGACACTTATTATTCACCAAGATTTAAGCACCTTCTTGGATTTGGTGAGGACGACCCTTTTCCACATCGAATCGAAACGTTCCTCGAACTCCTTCACCCCGTCGATCGACCTCGCGTTGAGGAGGCTGCACAGCGGCATCTTTATGGAGGAGAACCTTTTGATATTGAGTACCGGCTCCATACCCAGTCCGGAGAGGATCGCTGGTTCCTTGCTCGTGGCCAGGCCGTTTGGGACGAAAGTGGTCAGCCGATTCGGATGGCGGGCTCGATCAGCGACATCCACGATCGCAAGATGGCGGAAGACTTGCTTCGAGCTCAGAACCAACTTCTCCAGGAGATGGCTCGCTCCGAGCGCCGGGCTCTGGAAGAACGAGAACAGGCCCAGAGTCGCATGGTCGAATCCGCCAAGCTTGCCGGGCTCGGGCAACTGGTCGCGGGTGTTGCGCATGAGATTAACAATCCCTTGGCGTTCGTGGGGAACAATGTTGCCGTACTCCAGCGAGACCTGTCGGAACTCCACGATTTGATCCGGCTCTATCGTTCTGCAGACTCCTTAATCAAGCGCCACCACCCCGAATTGTACCATGAGATTTGTGCTTTTTGTGAAGAGATTGACATTGACTATACTCTCGATAACCTTCGTGGCATTCTGGAGCGCACCCGTGATGGACTCAGGCGAATTCACGATATCGTGAGAGATCTCCGAGCGTTTGCCAGGCTCGATGAAGGGGATCTCTCCGAGATGGATTTAAATGTTGGGATCGAGTCCTCGATGAATATCATTCTAGGTTATGCCAAGAAGCAGCAGGTGGAACTGATCCCAACGTTAACGCAATTGCCACCCGTAATGTGCCATGCGGCAAAAATCAATCAGGTTTTGATGAATCTTATCGTGAATGCAATCGACGCGTGCAACCCTGGCGGTTCCGTGACCATTCGGTCACGAAGTGATCCAGACGCTGGTGAAGTTTGTATCGATGTTCTCGATAATGGCTGCGGGATCGACCCCTCGATTCTCGACCGGATTTTCGACCCCTTTTTCACAACCAAGCCGGTTGGTGTGGGGACCGGGCTCGGACTGTCGATCAGTTACGGGATCGTTCAGGACCACGGCGGTCGAATCGAGGTGGACGCTGTGCCAGGAGGTGGTTCAAAATTCACCGTGCGATTGCCCTTGAAACCACCGTTTCTTCGTTCCAGGCCTGCGATGCACGGGGCGGTTTGA
- a CDS encoding RecQ family ATP-dependent DNA helicase, whose amino-acid sequence MSIIVSQKERMTLRGKLREHFGFQRFRDGQVEAVASAMQGKDTVVVMPTGSGKSLCYQLPGLALDGTTVVVSPLLALMKDQADALAKRGFPVAEVNSTLNDRQTKLAEEAIEVGLPEFIFTTPERMADPDFRAILKRRKLDLFVIDEAHCISHWGHDFRPDYLELGYAIDDLGNPPVLAMTATATQEVLEDILESLHLADAEIVHTGFYRPNLSLSVVPVEGDEAKQNILTHLLQRFEGTGIIYCATVKAVEELTGLLAEPGLKVASYHGRMSNRKRSEAQNQFMNGEIKVLIATNAFGLGIDKPDIRFVIHYHIPGTLEAYYQEFGRAGRDGALASGVLLSDPSDRSLQSFFRGKLPEAQDLMNAFHTVARMSDEPRAPNLSDLMPISPLPRNRLRICLGTLERFGFVSLEKGRRYRTNRSQLLPSEADRLASRFREREERVRLKQHQMNEYAQSRRCRWAVLLDYFGQEEPVNPLCGHCDLCVGSDSRPVDAHPAWSTQEG is encoded by the coding sequence ATGTCCATTATCGTGTCTCAAAAGGAACGGATGACCTTGCGGGGGAAACTCCGCGAACACTTTGGATTTCAGCGCTTCCGAGACGGTCAGGTTGAAGCCGTAGCCTCAGCGATGCAGGGGAAAGACACTGTCGTGGTCATGCCCACCGGATCTGGGAAGAGCCTTTGCTATCAGCTTCCGGGTCTGGCATTGGATGGAACGACGGTGGTCGTAAGCCCATTACTCGCCTTGATGAAAGACCAGGCGGATGCCCTTGCCAAACGCGGATTTCCTGTGGCGGAGGTCAACAGCACGTTAAACGACCGGCAAACAAAATTGGCAGAGGAAGCGATCGAGGTGGGACTTCCCGAGTTTATCTTCACGACTCCAGAACGGATGGCCGACCCAGACTTTCGAGCGATCCTGAAACGTCGGAAACTCGATCTCTTCGTGATCGACGAAGCACATTGCATCAGTCACTGGGGGCACGACTTTCGTCCCGACTATCTGGAACTCGGCTACGCGATCGACGACCTGGGAAATCCCCCTGTACTTGCCATGACAGCGACTGCAACGCAAGAAGTTCTTGAAGATATTCTTGAGTCATTGCATCTGGCTGATGCGGAGATCGTGCACACGGGGTTTTATCGACCGAATCTCTCCCTTTCGGTTGTTCCGGTGGAGGGAGATGAAGCCAAACAGAACATTCTCACTCATCTTCTCCAGAGATTCGAAGGTACTGGCATCATCTATTGCGCTACGGTCAAAGCTGTCGAGGAGTTGACCGGTTTGCTTGCGGAACCTGGATTGAAGGTTGCCTCATATCATGGACGCATGTCGAACCGAAAGCGATCAGAGGCGCAGAATCAGTTCATGAACGGCGAGATCAAAGTGTTAATCGCGACCAATGCGTTTGGGCTGGGAATCGATAAGCCCGACATCCGGTTTGTGATTCACTATCATATCCCTGGAACACTCGAAGCCTACTACCAGGAATTCGGTCGAGCCGGTCGAGATGGTGCTCTGGCCAGTGGTGTCTTGCTTTCAGATCCCTCTGACCGATCACTCCAGTCCTTTTTTCGAGGAAAGCTACCCGAAGCTCAGGACCTCATGAACGCATTTCATACCGTTGCTCGCATGTCCGACGAGCCAAGAGCACCGAACCTCTCCGATCTGATGCCGATCAGTCCCTTGCCGAGGAATCGGCTCCGCATCTGTCTTGGAACACTTGAACGCTTTGGGTTCGTCAGCCTTGAGAAGGGCCGTCGTTACCGAACGAATCGATCTCAACTTCTCCCGAGTGAAGCAGATCGTCTGGCGTCCCGCTTTCGAGAACGAGAAGAGCGGGTCCGGCTCAAGCAACATCAGATGAACGAGTACGCTCAGTCTCGACGCTGCCGTTGGGCCGTATTGCTCGATTACTTCGGTCAAGAGGAACCGGTTAATCCTCTCTGTGGCCATTGTGACCTTTGTGTTGGGTCGGACTCTCGACCAGTCGATGCTCACCCCGCCTGGTCGACACAAGAGGGCTGA
- the gluQRS gene encoding tRNA glutamyl-Q(34) synthetase GluQRS, translated as MELLVPELRTNQVVGRFAPSPTGGLHVGHARTFLIAWLMARSVGGKVVLRIEDLDTSRVRPGMIDQAMVDLQWLGLDWDEGPDRGGPSGPYLQSLRFDHYTRALDQLKQANRIYPCTCSRAEIQRLASAPHLGEEGPVYPGTCACRCSDDAENLENQPFAWRFRVEDREIPWDDLFLGSVANNPASTVGDFIVGRSDGSISYQLAVVVDDAAMGVNQVIRGNDLVSSTPRQLLISSALGLQTPQFGHVPLVMDAQGRRLAKRDESIKLATLRAEGVEPARLMSWIGRSLGFQTHDRAMPCDWVGEFPSATGGAEGIVLDLDLIR; from the coding sequence ATGGAATTGCTGGTGCCAGAACTCCGAACGAATCAGGTGGTGGGCCGATTTGCCCCCTCTCCAACAGGTGGATTGCATGTGGGGCATGCTCGAACGTTTCTGATTGCCTGGTTGATGGCTCGATCAGTCGGTGGAAAGGTCGTGCTTCGGATTGAAGACCTGGACACCAGCAGGGTACGACCAGGAATGATCGATCAGGCGATGGTCGATCTCCAGTGGCTCGGTCTCGACTGGGATGAAGGACCGGATCGAGGAGGACCATCCGGGCCCTATCTTCAATCGCTTCGCTTTGATCACTATACAAGGGCCCTCGACCAGCTCAAGCAAGCCAATCGAATCTACCCATGTACCTGTTCCCGGGCAGAGATCCAGCGGCTCGCATCAGCTCCTCATCTGGGTGAGGAGGGGCCAGTATATCCAGGAACCTGTGCATGCCGATGTTCGGACGACGCGGAGAATCTGGAGAATCAACCCTTTGCCTGGCGATTCCGGGTCGAGGATCGCGAGATTCCATGGGACGATCTGTTTCTCGGAAGCGTTGCGAACAACCCTGCTTCCACGGTCGGAGATTTCATCGTTGGGAGGTCCGATGGCAGCATCTCCTATCAACTTGCAGTTGTGGTTGATGATGCAGCCATGGGCGTCAATCAGGTGATTCGAGGAAACGACCTTGTGTCCAGCACGCCGAGGCAACTCTTGATTAGTTCCGCGCTTGGTCTGCAAACACCTCAGTTTGGGCATGTACCACTGGTGATGGATGCACAGGGGAGACGTCTCGCCAAGCGAGATGAGTCCATCAAACTTGCGACGTTGAGAGCCGAAGGCGTTGAACCTGCTCGATTAATGAGCTGGATCGGTCGATCGCTCGGTTTCCAGACTCATGACCGCGCAATGCCTTGCGATTGGGTCGGTGAGTTTCCGTCCGCTACGGGCGGAGCCGAGGGGATTGTCCTGGACCTTGACCTCATTCGCTGA